The following are from one region of the Sphingomonas oryzagri genome:
- the msrA gene encoding peptide-methionine (S)-S-oxide reductase MsrA: MTQEIATLAGGCFWCVEAVFDDVIGVESVESGYIGGTVANPTYKQVCGGDTGHAEAIRIAFDPAVISYDDILDIFFHIHDPTQLNRQGNDVGTQYRSAIFPHSAEQEASARHAIERAQSDWDKPVVTTIEPEAPWYVAEDYHQEYFEREGAGNAYCMAVVAPKLQKFRKSYAARLKRQAAAVS; the protein is encoded by the coding sequence ATGACCCAGGAAATCGCGACGCTGGCCGGAGGCTGCTTCTGGTGCGTCGAGGCGGTGTTCGACGACGTGATCGGCGTCGAATCCGTCGAGAGCGGCTATATCGGCGGCACAGTCGCCAACCCGACCTACAAGCAGGTGTGCGGCGGCGATACCGGCCATGCCGAGGCGATCCGTATCGCCTTCGATCCGGCCGTGATCAGCTATGACGACATCCTCGACATCTTCTTCCACATCCACGACCCGACCCAGCTCAACCGGCAGGGTAACGACGTCGGCACCCAGTATCGTTCGGCGATCTTTCCCCACTCTGCAGAGCAGGAAGCGTCGGCGCGGCACGCGATCGAGCGGGCGCAGTCCGATTGGGACAAGCCGGTCGTCACCACCATCGAGCCGGAGGCGCCATGGTACGTCGCCGAGGATTATCACCAGGAATATTTCGAGCGGGAAGGGGCCGGCAATGCCTATTGCATGGCGGTCGTCGCACCCAAGCTGCAAAAGTTCAGGAAGAGCTACGCAGCTCGGCTGAAGCGTCAGGCGGCGGCCGTATCGTAA